The following are encoded in a window of Halosolutus halophilus genomic DNA:
- a CDS encoding YccF domain-containing protein translates to MTQRSLFVRALWFVLVGWWLTPIVVNIAWALNVTVLLAPVGITLINLVPTVLTLQEPRSVSNPDVARGQHSLLVRAPYFVFVGWWLSFVWANVAALLAITIIGLPIAIWLINRLPFVTSLYRFHG, encoded by the coding sequence GTGACCCAGCGATCGCTCTTCGTCCGTGCGCTCTGGTTCGTCCTCGTCGGCTGGTGGCTCACCCCGATCGTCGTCAACATCGCGTGGGCGCTGAACGTAACCGTGCTCCTCGCCCCCGTCGGAATCACGCTGATCAATCTCGTCCCGACCGTCCTCACGCTCCAGGAGCCGCGATCGGTTTCGAACCCCGACGTGGCCCGCGGCCAGCACTCGCTGCTGGTCCGGGCGCCGTACTTCGTCTTCGTCGGCTGGTGGTTGAGTTTCGTCTGGGCCAACGTGGCGGCGCTCCTGGCGATTACGATTATCGGGCTGCCGATCGCGATCTGGCTGATCAACCGGCTCCCGTTCGTGACATCGCTGTACCGCTTTCACGGCTAG
- a CDS encoding DUF7563 family protein — MCRHCGAHVTDQFRRVFGDDRDRAHRCSECDSYRRLSRGSAAGVDVEIPDPETSPGRHGGEANA; from the coding sequence ATGTGCCGGCACTGCGGAGCCCACGTCACCGATCAATTCCGTCGGGTCTTCGGTGACGATCGCGATCGAGCCCATCGCTGTAGCGAGTGCGATAGCTACCGTCGATTGAGCCGCGGGTCCGCAGCTGGCGTGGATGTCGAGATTCCGGACCCGGAGACGTCACCCGGCCGTCACGGAGGTGAGGCGAATGCGTGA